In a genomic window of Virgibacillus sp. SK37:
- a CDS encoding S1 domain-containing RNA-binding protein — translation MSTEIGSKVKGKVTGITNFGAFVELPDGKTGLVHISEVADSFVKDVNDHLTVGDEVEVKVISEKEGKVALSIKKAIDRPRPERSARPNRDRNSKDFRGKGSGFKPKESFEDKMAKFLKTSEENLSTLKRHTDTKRGGRGGRRG, via the coding sequence TTGTCAACTGAAATAGGTAGTAAAGTTAAAGGGAAAGTTACTGGTATCACTAATTTTGGAGCTTTTGTCGAGTTGCCGGACGGAAAGACCGGTCTTGTTCACATTAGTGAAGTGGCGGACAGCTTTGTAAAAGATGTAAATGATCACTTGACGGTAGGTGACGAAGTTGAAGTTAAAGTCATCAGTGAAAAAGAAGGTAAAGTAGCCTTGTCTATTAAAAAAGCTATTGACCGACCACGACCTGAGCGATCTGCTCGTCCGAATAGAGATCGTAATTCTAAAGATTTCCGTGGGAAAGGCAGTGGCTTTAAACCAAAGGAAAGCTTTGAAGACAAGATGGCTAAATTCTTGAAAACCAGTGAAGAAAACTTATCCACTCTTAAACGCCACACAGACACTAAACGTGGAGGAAGAGGCGGGAGACGCGGGTAA
- a CDS encoding serine/threonine protein kinase: MIQFHKLVDTILFEKEIKLTKEIKVEAYDEASLKHIASGRSAAVFLIKGTNLALKVFHPYFASIAKIETDIYRQLKGVPSYPNLYEAGQNYLVIDYIDGTTLFDCLIEGISIKEETIYQVENALQSAKERGLNPSDIHLKNIILTPEGSIKLIDVARFQQEKECHQWRDLAFAFHHFYKQDLFPKKLSGKVLNLISYMYKRNLLQSLTKDRKNNPVA, translated from the coding sequence TTGATACAATTCCATAAGCTTGTTGATACAATACTATTTGAAAAAGAGATTAAATTAACAAAGGAAATTAAAGTGGAAGCTTATGATGAAGCTTCTCTTAAGCATATTGCTTCAGGCAGGAGTGCTGCCGTATTTTTAATAAAAGGAACAAATCTGGCATTGAAGGTTTTCCACCCTTATTTTGCATCTATAGCAAAGATTGAAACTGATATATATCGTCAGCTTAAAGGTGTTCCTTCTTATCCAAATCTATATGAAGCAGGACAAAATTATTTAGTCATTGATTATATAGATGGCACAACCTTATTTGATTGTCTAATTGAAGGAATTTCTATAAAAGAGGAAACAATTTACCAAGTGGAAAATGCTTTACAATCTGCCAAAGAACGAGGATTGAATCCATCAGATATTCACCTGAAAAATATTATACTAACACCTGAAGGCTCAATAAAACTAATTGATGTAGCCCGTTTTCAACAAGAAAAAGAATGTCATCAATGGCGAGATTTAGCCTTTGCCTTCCACCATTTTTATAAACAGGATCTTTTTCCAAAGAAATTATCCGGCAAAGTATTAAATCTCATTTCTTATATGTATAAACGAAACCTTTTACAGAGTTTAACTAAGGATCGAAAAAATAATCCTGTAGCTTGA
- a CDS encoding ISL3 family transposase, whose amino-acid sequence MQNHFIIEMLGIEDKHVDVWEVSSDSAKFFVELYTKVKKQKCPFCGNRTKSIHGYRTQTIQGPIVSNKPVSISLKKRRYLCKACNHTFYEKLQMVERYQRCTRSIQTTALTYTAVGSFTTAAQLTGMSSQRLLRIYDRKEIKTRKVLPRALAIDEFKGDAGGERFQTVIADVENKEIVDVLPDRKVDTIKAYLQSCDTSNVEIVVMDLSKSFKQAIRKALGNPLIIADRFHFMRQVYWALDEVRREVQRDLEKKDRIYMKKSKKLLWKSTYKLSEEEREKVNQLLQVDPRLEEAYNLKNKLDQWFKESNEKTATQGLEGCLMAMKDSNIESFHRVRKTFERWKQEILHSFMYPFNNGYIEGVNNTIKVAKRMSYGIKNFNRLKKKILWRQEVRRVLTQ is encoded by the coding sequence GTGCAAAACCATTTTATCATAGAAATGTTAGGTATTGAAGACAAACATGTAGATGTATGGGAAGTTTCTAGTGACTCAGCTAAGTTTTTTGTAGAGCTATATACAAAAGTAAAGAAGCAGAAGTGCCCGTTTTGTGGCAATAGGACAAAAAGTATCCACGGCTATCGTACCCAAACGATTCAGGGGCCCATTGTTTCCAATAAACCAGTTAGTATTTCTTTGAAAAAGAGACGCTACTTATGTAAGGCGTGTAATCATACGTTTTATGAAAAGCTTCAGATGGTGGAACGATACCAACGTTGCACCCGTTCTATACAAACGACAGCGCTAACGTATACAGCTGTGGGCTCATTTACTACAGCTGCCCAGTTAACTGGGATGAGTTCGCAACGGTTACTTCGTATTTATGATCGAAAAGAAATAAAAACAAGGAAAGTCCTGCCACGTGCGTTAGCTATTGATGAATTTAAAGGGGATGCGGGCGGTGAAAGGTTTCAAACGGTCATTGCGGATGTAGAAAATAAAGAGATTGTGGATGTCTTACCTGATCGGAAGGTAGATACAATTAAAGCTTATCTTCAGTCCTGTGATACAAGTAACGTAGAGATTGTCGTCATGGACCTTTCTAAGTCTTTTAAGCAAGCAATACGGAAGGCGCTTGGTAACCCACTGATCATCGCTGATCGATTTCATTTTATGCGGCAAGTATATTGGGCGCTAGATGAAGTACGTCGAGAAGTGCAAAGAGACTTAGAGAAAAAAGACCGGATATATATGAAAAAAAGTAAAAAGTTACTTTGGAAATCAACCTATAAATTATCAGAAGAAGAGCGAGAGAAAGTAAATCAGTTACTCCAGGTTGATCCTCGATTAGAAGAGGCATACAACCTAAAAAACAAACTTGATCAGTGGTTTAAAGAGAGTAACGAAAAGACCGCTACACAGGGTCTAGAAGGATGTTTAATGGCGATGAAGGATTCTAATATTGAGTCTTTTCATAGAGTAAGAAAAACATTTGAGCGGTGGAAGCAAGAGATCTTGCATTCCTTTATGTATCCTTTTAATAATGGATATATTGAAGGCGTAAATAATACAATTAAAGTGGCAAAACGAATGTCGTATGGAATTAAAAATTTTAATCGATTAAAAAAGAAAATACTGTGGCGACAAGAGGTTAGAAGGGTTTTGACACAATAG
- a CDS encoding TetR/AcrR family transcriptional regulator, translating to MEDKNLTKRELQALETKKRLIRSAHEVFLKNGFNKTTISEIIKAAGVGYGTAYVYFKNKDAMFVTVMESVMERFLQVANQNFRPNSVAAARQQIQNQVRDFLELAIEEKSTLKVVKEAIGSSDVVEARWLEIRNQFIESITNDITYSQTTNLVSTKFDAPIAAKSWYFMNEMFLWECVETEEVNLDKIVEQLSLLYTSALYE from the coding sequence CCAAACGTGAATTGCAGGCATTGGAAACAAAGAAACGACTCATTCGCTCAGCACATGAGGTCTTTTTGAAAAATGGATTCAATAAAACAACGATTTCTGAAATCATTAAAGCTGCTGGCGTAGGGTATGGGACTGCATATGTCTATTTTAAAAACAAGGATGCCATGTTTGTTACTGTAATGGAAAGTGTAATGGAGCGCTTTTTGCAGGTTGCAAACCAAAATTTCCGTCCCAATTCAGTTGCAGCTGCCCGTCAACAAATACAAAATCAAGTGAGAGATTTCTTAGAGTTGGCTATAGAGGAAAAAAGCACGCTAAAAGTCGTTAAGGAGGCAATTGGTAGTAGTGATGTTGTTGAAGCAAGATGGCTGGAAATACGGAACCAATTTATAGAAAGCATTACAAATGACATTACGTATTCACAGACAACCAATTTGGTCAGTACAAAATTCGATGCACCTATTGCTGCGAAAAGCTGGTATTTTATGAATGAAATGTTTTTATGGGAATGTGTGGAGACAGAGGAAGTAAATCTGGATAAGATTGTAGAGCAGTTATCACTATTATACACTTCAGCATTATATGAATAG